A region of Corvus cornix cornix isolate S_Up_H32 chromosome 3, ASM73873v5, whole genome shotgun sequence DNA encodes the following proteins:
- the B3GAT2 gene encoding galactosylgalactosylxylosylprotein 3-beta-glucuronosyltransferase 2, with translation MKSLLFSRFLLLLPWVLIVIIVLDIDSSRAPLPALSPRGGAEGGSGGARPPAPRRRPEAGLPTIYAITPTYSRPVQKAELTRLANTFRQVSRLHWILVEDAAARSELVTRFVAGAGLPCTHLHVPTPRRYKRPGLPRATEQRNAGLAWLRQRHQHLPPPQPGVLFFADDDNTYSLELFQEMRTTRKVSVWPVGLVGGRRYERPVVENGKVVGWYTGWRADRPFAIDMAGFAVSLQVILSHPKAVFKRRGSQPGMQESDFLKQITTVEELEPKANNCTKVLVWHTRTEKVNLANEPKYHLDTVNIEV, from the exons ATGAAGTCCCTGCTCTTCAGCcgcttccttctgctgctgccctgggtgcTCATCGTCATCATCGTGCTGGACATCGACAGCAGCCGGGCGCCGCTGCCCGCGCTGTCCccccgcggcggggccgagGGCGGTAgcggcggggcgcggccgcccgccccgcggcggcggcccgAGGCGGGGCTGCCCACCATCTATGCCATCACGCCCACCTACAGCCGCCCGGTGCAGAAGGCCGAGCTCACCCGCCTGGCCAACACCTTCCGGCAGGTGTCGCGGCTCCACTGGATCCTGGTGGAGGACGCGGCGGCGCGCAGCGAGCTGGTGACCCGCTTCGTGGCGGGCGCCGGGCTGCCCTGCACGCACCTCCACGTCCCCACGCCGCGCCGCTACAAGcgcccggggctgccccgcgcCACCGAGCAGCGCAACGccggcctggcctggctgcGGCAGCGGCACCAGCACCTGCCGCCCCCGCAGCCCGGGGTGCTCTTCTTCGCCGACGACGACAACACCTACAGCCTGGAGCTGTTCCAGGAG ATGCGGACGACGCGCAAGGTGTCCGTGTGGCCCGTGGGGCTGGTGGGAGGCCGGCGCTACGAGCGCCCGGTCGTGGAGAACGGCAAAGTCGTCGGCTGGTACACGGGCTGGAGAGCTGACAGGCCCTTTGCTATCGACATGGCAG GATTTGCTGTGAGTCTTCAAGTGATCCTGTCACATCCCAAAGCCGTATTCAAGCGTCGTGGTTCTCAACCAGGAATGCAAGAATCTGATTTTCTGAAACAGATAACAACAGTGGAGGAACTGGAGCCAAAAGCAAACAACTGCACAAAG GTTCTTGTATGGCACACCCGAACAGAGAAAGTGAATCTAGCTAACGAGCCAAAGTACCACCTGGACACAGTCAATATTGAGGTATGA